From Methylomonas sp. EFPC3, a single genomic window includes:
- a CDS encoding glyoxalase/bleomycin resistance/extradiol dioxygenase family protein yields the protein MTKMIFVNLPVTNLPQSKAFYEALGFVNNPQFSDDTAACMVWSETINVMLLTHAKWRSFTNRPIPAMNSSEVMLAISCDSKEAVDGMNDAAAKHGGTADINPIQDLGFMYNRNLADPDGHVWEAMWMDSSAIPSVG from the coding sequence ATGACCAAGATGATTTTCGTGAACCTACCGGTGACGAACCTGCCGCAATCCAAAGCCTTCTACGAAGCCCTAGGCTTCGTCAACAATCCGCAGTTCAGCGATGATACCGCAGCCTGCATGGTATGGAGCGAGACCATCAACGTGATGTTGCTCACCCACGCGAAATGGCGCAGCTTCACAAATCGCCCCATTCCTGCCATGAACTCGAGCGAAGTGATGTTGGCGATTTCTTGCGACAGCAAGGAGGCCGTCGACGGGATGAACGATGCAGCCGCGAAACATGGCGGAACGGCCGACATCAATCCGATACAGGATCTCGGGTTCATGTACAACCGGAATCTCGCCGATCCCGATGGGCATGTGTGGGAGGCGATGTGGATGGACTCGTCGGCGATCCCGTCTGTTGGCTGA
- a CDS encoding Crp/Fnr family transcriptional regulator: protein MTTDALFKKVRTYTKLSKKAEQAWTSLLRPRHYRKDESFILSGTVPTTFAFVVEGLFSQHYVGPEGNMTIKYFFPENRIAASVSATLLGQPSLFTITAIEDSTVLEYEFAAFRALVTEFPDIADFYIRYMERHWIVEKEPDEISFRHNDAMKRYRDFISREPLLHRRLKQHHIAAWLGITPESLSRIRKAIALGVG from the coding sequence ATGACCACGGATGCTTTGTTCAAGAAAGTCCGTACCTATACAAAGCTCTCGAAGAAGGCGGAGCAAGCTTGGACATCGCTTCTTCGACCAAGACATTACCGCAAAGACGAGTCGTTTATTCTGTCGGGAACTGTACCAACCACATTTGCCTTTGTCGTCGAAGGGCTGTTCTCTCAGCATTATGTCGGTCCAGAGGGCAATATGACCATCAAATACTTCTTTCCGGAGAACCGCATCGCCGCCTCAGTCAGCGCGACCTTGCTTGGGCAGCCAAGCCTATTCACAATCACCGCAATCGAGGACAGCACTGTCCTTGAGTATGAGTTTGCGGCGTTTCGAGCGCTCGTAACGGAGTTCCCCGACATTGCGGATTTCTACATCCGGTACATGGAGCGTCATTGGATCGTCGAAAAGGAGCCGGACGAGATATCCTTCCGGCATAACGACGCGATGAAGCGCTATCGTGATTTCATAAGCAGGGAACCGCTCCTGCACCGGCGCTTGAAGCAGCATCACATCGCGGCATGGCTGGGTATCACTCCCGAGAGCCTCAGCCGCATCAGGAAAGCAATCGCTTTAGGCGTGGGATAG
- a CDS encoding iron ABC transporter permease, translating into MTACSATEAARPSQWLKPALSRAGLCWLLALLLCLAALAALGSGAVAISAGQAAAIVADRFGIALPWPFAAEQQAVLLAIRAPRLVLGLLVGAALAASGAAMQGLFRNPLADPGLIGVSSGAALAAVAVIVLRDSLFGALADAFGAYLLPVAAIAGGFGVSWLVYRLADSGDRLDVASLLLSGIAINALAGSATGLLVYLADDDQLRSLTFWSLGSLNGAGWDGVVLGAPFLLANLLLLPWLADALNALLLGEAEAGHLGFPVERIKAGVVALVALGVGAAVALSGVIGFVGLVVPHLLRLALGPDHRWLLPASGLLGALLLICADYLARSLAAPAEIPIGIVTGLLGSPFFLWLLFRQKLMGR; encoded by the coding sequence ATGACCGCCTGTTCCGCAACCGAGGCCGCCAGACCGAGCCAGTGGCTGAAACCAGCCTTGAGCCGGGCCGGCCTGTGTTGGCTGCTGGCGCTCCTATTATGTTTGGCGGCCTTGGCTGCGCTGGGTAGCGGCGCGGTGGCGATCTCGGCCGGCCAGGCCGCCGCGATCGTTGCCGACCGCTTCGGTATCGCCCTGCCCTGGCCCTTCGCTGCCGAGCAACAAGCGGTGCTGTTGGCGATCCGCGCACCGCGTCTGGTGCTTGGCCTGCTGGTCGGCGCCGCCTTGGCCGCATCCGGCGCGGCGATGCAGGGCTTATTCCGCAACCCGCTGGCCGATCCGGGCTTGATCGGCGTCTCCAGCGGCGCGGCGCTGGCCGCGGTGGCGGTGATCGTGCTGCGCGACAGCCTGTTCGGCGCGCTGGCCGACGCATTCGGCGCTTATTTGTTGCCGGTCGCGGCCATTGCCGGCGGCTTTGGCGTCAGTTGGCTGGTCTACCGGCTGGCCGACAGCGGCGACCGGCTGGACGTGGCCTCACTGCTATTATCCGGCATCGCCATCAACGCCCTGGCCGGTTCCGCCACCGGCCTGCTGGTTTATCTGGCCGACGACGACCAATTGCGCAGCTTGACCTTCTGGAGCCTGGGCAGCCTGAACGGTGCCGGTTGGGATGGCGTCGTGTTGGGCGCGCCGTTTTTACTGGCGAATCTGCTGCTGTTACCGTGGCTGGCCGACGCGCTGAACGCATTGCTGCTCGGCGAGGCCGAAGCCGGCCATCTCGGCTTTCCGGTGGAACGGATCAAGGCCGGGGTGGTGGCCTTGGTCGCGCTCGGTGTCGGCGCGGCGGTGGCCTTGTCCGGCGTGATCGGCTTCGTCGGCCTGGTGGTGCCCCATCTGTTGCGGCTGGCGTTGGGTCCGGATCACCGCTGGCTGTTGCCGGCTTCCGGCTTGCTCGGTGCCTTGTTGCTGATCTGCGCCGACTATCTGGCTCGCAGCTTGGCGGCGCCGGCCGAGATTCCGATCGGCATCGTCACCGGCCTGCTCGGCAGTCCGTTTTTTCTGTGGCTGCTGTTTCGGCAAAAACTGATGGGGCGTTGA
- a CDS encoding biopolymer transporter ExbD has protein sequence MAFGNFDQNKAGGHSMAEINMVPLIDVMLVLLVIFMITAPMMTHSVKIDLPKASSQVQPPTPVEPVNLAINADGQLFWNRDAVSREQLQQRLQPLGQQADAPEVHIRADRNVAYHFIAETLADAANAGVSKIGFVSEPEKK, from the coding sequence ATGGCCTTCGGCAACTTCGACCAAAACAAAGCCGGCGGCCATTCGATGGCCGAAATCAACATGGTGCCGCTGATCGACGTGATGCTGGTGCTGTTGGTGATCTTCATGATCACCGCACCGATGATGACCCACAGCGTCAAAATCGACCTGCCCAAAGCCAGCAGCCAGGTGCAGCCGCCGACACCGGTCGAGCCGGTGAATCTGGCGATAAATGCCGACGGCCAATTGTTCTGGAACCGGGACGCCGTCAGCCGCGAGCAATTGCAACAACGCTTGCAGCCGCTGGGCCAGCAAGCCGACGCCCCGGAAGTGCATATCCGCGCCGACCGCAACGTGGCTTACCACTTTATCGCCGAAACCCTGGCCGACGCGGCGAATGCCGGCGTCAGCAAGATCGGCTTCGTCTCGGAGCCGGAGAAAAAATAG
- a CDS encoding VPLPA-CTERM sorting domain-containing protein, translating to MKTTHQLTLIAGLLSLSGAAFADITNGPNPYAAGYGFDTPTEATWGGWTRGDAGTLYAEWDTFIDSTYPGTRTAAPDVGSAGTSNANIAWNAGTFAAGSGNLYSFSVIEDFTASLSGSTASGPLRVALQFETWGVPMDYDSILLNGAAPTYVDTTYFEANYASSFGPVDLVQYLAIWDLPTAAASYAFDFNSAEHSMSLAQIAIDIGPNTGPISGVPLPAAVWMFGAGLMAVLGVNRKKGLAA from the coding sequence ATGAAAACGACTCATCAACTGACTTTGATCGCCGGCCTGTTATCGCTGTCCGGCGCGGCCTTCGCGGATATCACCAACGGCCCGAATCCCTACGCCGCCGGCTACGGTTTCGACACACCCACCGAAGCGACTTGGGGCGGCTGGACTCGCGGCGATGCCGGCACGCTCTACGCCGAATGGGATACCTTTATTGACAGTACCTATCCCGGCACTCGCACCGCCGCACCCGATGTCGGCAGCGCCGGCACCAGCAACGCCAATATCGCCTGGAATGCCGGTACCTTCGCCGCCGGGTCGGGCAATCTCTACAGCTTCAGCGTCATTGAAGACTTCACCGCGTCGTTAAGCGGCAGCACGGCGTCAGGCCCGCTACGCGTAGCCCTGCAATTCGAAACCTGGGGCGTACCAATGGATTACGACAGCATTTTGCTGAACGGCGCTGCGCCGACCTATGTCGACACGACCTATTTCGAGGCCAACTATGCCAGTTCTTTCGGCCCTGTCGATCTGGTCCAGTATCTGGCGATCTGGGATCTGCCAACCGCGGCGGCCAGTTACGCATTCGACTTCAACAGCGCCGAACACAGCATGAGTCTGGCCCAGATCGCAATCGACATCGGCCCGAATACCGGCCCAATTTCCGGAGTACCGCTGCCGGCCGCGGTGTGGATGTTCGGCGCCGGGCTGATGGCCGTGCTGGGCGTGAATCGTAAAAAAGGCTTGGCGGCCTAG
- a CDS encoding heme ABC transporter ATP-binding protein — MLQAIDLNLRAGPKTLLAGVTLQLRPGEVLAVAGPNGAGKSSLLRALSGELAPSAGQVLMNGRPQADWPPKQAARLRGVLPQSSGLAFRFSVRDVVLMGRSPQRKTHSAAQNLAIADQALALTDTGHLAERIYTTLSGGERQRVQLARVLAQIWEPQHPLQRYLLLDEPTSALDLAHQHAVLAIARRFADRQQAGVLAVLHDLNLAALYADRIALLHQGRLAAVGTPAQTLNSASIRQVFDYPVSIASHPQHPQALLVIPQRQAAPGMPAR, encoded by the coding sequence ATGCTGCAAGCAATCGATCTGAACTTGCGCGCCGGCCCGAAAACCTTGCTGGCCGGCGTGACGCTGCAACTGCGTCCCGGCGAAGTGCTAGCCGTGGCCGGCCCCAACGGCGCCGGCAAATCCAGCCTGCTGCGGGCCTTGAGCGGCGAACTGGCACCGAGCGCCGGCCAAGTGCTGATGAACGGCCGGCCGCAAGCCGACTGGCCGCCCAAGCAAGCGGCGCGTTTGCGCGGGGTGTTGCCGCAAAGTTCCGGATTGGCCTTCCGCTTTAGCGTGCGTGACGTGGTCTTGATGGGCCGCAGCCCGCAACGTAAAACCCACAGCGCCGCGCAAAATCTAGCCATCGCCGACCAAGCTTTGGCGCTGACCGACACCGGCCATCTGGCCGAGCGCATCTACACCACGCTGTCCGGCGGCGAGCGGCAACGGGTGCAATTGGCGCGAGTGCTGGCGCAAATCTGGGAGCCGCAACACCCGCTGCAGCGCTACTTGCTGCTGGACGAACCGACCTCGGCGCTGGATCTGGCCCACCAACACGCCGTGTTAGCCATCGCCCGCCGTTTTGCCGACAGGCAACAGGCCGGGGTATTGGCGGTGTTACACGACCTGAACCTGGCCGCGCTCTACGCCGACCGCATCGCCCTGCTGCACCAAGGCCGCTTGGCCGCCGTCGGCACCCCGGCGCAAACCTTGAACAGCGCATCGATCCGGCAAGTGTTCGATTATCCAGTCAGCATCGCCAGCCACCCGCAACACCCGCAGGCGCTGTTAGTAATACCGCAACGGCAAGCCGCGCCCGGCATGCCGGCGCGATGA
- a CDS encoding ChuX/HutX family heme-like substrate-binding protein, whose amino-acid sequence MMLNTTATQNASAAYELKLAWRDLLADHPHLRPRDAASSLGVSEAELVATGCGDNAVRLRPDWPALIDAVGGLGPVMALTRNDVAVHEITGRYERLRLCGDLLLVSGHNLELCLLTGRWHSGYAVTEQSRIGPRQSLQFFDAEGEAVHKIYLTEQSDAGRYRRLVASFAAADQSPTVEPLNIARPTDIDWATTERLPELWQRLSRPLAGRLQTVGFISGQQFRELLQQLARLAMPLQILVPSPGALQLHTGPVQNLRITEPWFNVLDQGFNLHLNEKGVAETAIIQLGHGRHTLRGLLLRDRLGYTAATVFGAYDPVDGESLLWQEFIDALPGNRIFN is encoded by the coding sequence ATGATGCTGAATACGACCGCTACCCAAAACGCCAGCGCCGCCTACGAATTGAAACTGGCCTGGCGCGACCTGTTGGCCGACCACCCCCATCTGCGGCCGCGCGACGCAGCCAGCAGCCTTGGCGTCAGCGAGGCCGAACTGGTCGCGACCGGCTGCGGCGACAACGCCGTTCGGCTGCGTCCGGACTGGCCGGCCCTGATCGATGCCGTCGGCGGGCTCGGACCGGTGATGGCCTTGACCCGCAACGATGTCGCCGTACACGAAATAACCGGCCGGTACGAACGGCTGCGTTTGTGCGGCGATCTGCTGTTGGTGTCCGGGCATAACCTAGAACTGTGCCTGCTGACCGGCCGCTGGCATTCCGGCTACGCGGTGACCGAGCAAAGCCGGATCGGTCCGCGGCAAAGCCTGCAGTTTTTCGACGCCGAAGGCGAGGCCGTGCACAAGATCTACCTGACCGAACAGTCCGATGCCGGGCGTTACCGGCGCTTGGTCGCCAGCTTCGCCGCCGCCGACCAATCACCGACGGTAGAGCCCCTGAATATTGCCAGACCCACCGATATCGACTGGGCGACAACCGAGCGCCTGCCGGAGTTATGGCAGCGTCTGAGCCGGCCGCTGGCCGGCCGGCTGCAAACCGTCGGCTTCATTTCCGGGCAACAATTCCGGGAACTGCTGCAGCAATTGGCGCGGCTGGCGATGCCGCTGCAAATTCTGGTCCCCAGCCCCGGCGCGCTGCAATTGCACACCGGCCCGGTGCAGAACCTGCGGATTACCGAGCCTTGGTTCAACGTGCTGGACCAGGGCTTCAATCTGCATCTGAACGAAAAAGGCGTGGCCGAGACCGCCATCATCCAACTCGGCCACGGCCGGCACACGCTGCGCGGTTTGCTGTTACGCGACCGCCTCGGCTACACCGCAGCGACCGTTTTCGGCGCTTACGACCCCGTCGACGGTGAGAGTCTGTTGTGGCAGGAATTCATCGACGCCCTGCCCGGCAATCGTATTTTCAATTAA
- a CDS encoding Crp/Fnr family transcriptional regulator — translation MGTYVSTFEVFRRLAGSDLPVMNDLIPATTQRRLKPGDALFHVGESMPFAFVVNLGVIKLVYETPAGDSWIKGFAEAGICFASLMALEDGGVTNFSAYAVTESTIEIIEYRRLQQLADSHIEWQRALSTAFKHYGQRKEKRELELLTHSPEERYLGFLGEHSELVACIRQHDIASYIRVTPVALSRIRTRLKAQGRLA, via the coding sequence ATGGGCACCTACGTATCCACCTTTGAAGTGTTTAGGCGCTTGGCGGGTTCAGATCTGCCGGTCATGAATGATCTGATTCCCGCCACAACCCAACGCCGACTCAAGCCGGGTGATGCGCTATTCCACGTCGGTGAAAGCATGCCCTTCGCTTTCGTTGTCAACTTGGGTGTTATCAAGCTTGTGTATGAAACGCCGGCTGGCGATTCTTGGATCAAAGGATTCGCGGAAGCTGGTATCTGCTTCGCAAGCCTCATGGCGCTGGAAGATGGTGGGGTAACGAACTTTTCCGCCTATGCTGTGACCGAATCCACGATTGAAATAATTGAGTATCGCAGGCTTCAGCAACTGGCAGATAGTCACATCGAATGGCAACGCGCGCTAAGCACTGCTTTCAAGCACTACGGCCAGCGAAAAGAGAAACGCGAGTTGGAGCTTCTGACACACTCGCCCGAAGAGCGATATCTCGGTTTCCTCGGCGAGCACTCTGAACTTGTGGCCTGTATTAGGCAACACGACATTGCAAGCTACATCAGGGTCACCCCTGTTGCACTCAGCCGAATTCGGACTCGCCTCAAAGCTCAAGGGAGACTCGCATGA
- a CDS encoding pyridoxamine 5'-phosphate oxidase family protein, which translates to MNPKTIDLDQIRQSYSALAQSFSSVLLATVSADGEPEASYAAYLQHDGDYYIYVSELSAHTRNLLANGKVCLLFLEDEDKATHLFARQRVTYHCKAGEIDRDSAAFDDLMSLFEEKFGAFIRQLQSMQDFHLFRIQPQRGSFVQGFAKAFAIEGDDLSQIRHMNDVGHKSRAPIEAPA; encoded by the coding sequence ATGAATCCAAAAACGATAGACCTCGACCAAATCCGCCAAAGCTACAGCGCGTTGGCGCAAAGCTTTTCCTCGGTCTTGCTGGCCACGGTCAGCGCCGACGGCGAACCCGAAGCCAGTTATGCCGCCTATCTGCAACACGACGGCGACTACTACATCTACGTCAGCGAGCTTTCGGCCCACACCCGTAACCTGCTCGCCAACGGCAAGGTCTGCTTGCTGTTCCTTGAGGACGAGGACAAGGCCACGCATCTGTTCGCCCGCCAGCGCGTCACCTACCACTGCAAGGCCGGCGAAATCGACCGCGACAGTGCTGCCTTCGACGACCTGATGAGTCTGTTCGAAGAAAAATTCGGCGCCTTCATCCGCCAGTTGCAGAGTATGCAGGACTTCCATTTGTTCCGCATCCAGCCGCAGCGCGGCAGCTTTGTGCAAGGCTTTGCCAAGGCTTTTGCGATAGAAGGCGACGATCTGAGCCAAATCCGCCACATGAACGATGTCGGTCACAAGTCCCGCGCACCGATCGAAGCGCCGGCATAA
- a CDS encoding TonB-dependent hemoglobin/transferrin/lactoferrin family receptor has protein sequence MATKLNYSSTTLGRCPYAACAESAETCSRAALCTLLWLLAATPLAAEPVEAEVVEAPEELELETVTVKAQTEKPAAAPPGTQSTIDAKTIEQRMIRNIKDLIRYEPGVNVGNDPQRFGASGFTIRGLGGNRVLMQIDGVRLPEAFSIGSFSNATRNAVDMDALKAVEIVRGAGPAAYGGDAMGGTVNFVTKDPRDYLNVFGKDYYTGLKLNYNTTDNGFTQTATFAGALGGWESMALFTHMASNETDNKGSVETLGSTRTAPSPQDNGNYNLLTKLLYRFDDDNILRLSGEWLNSRSDLESLFIMGEPDFSGRFVNRMLTTDTQTRWRLTLDHTLKHLDTAFVDDAMWKFYTQKSATGQVTLQDRTNANEGNTLTTRLFDFANDDFGGELKLNKNFTLGESRHALQYGGQISKNSIEQQRDGSRACLSGSPNPLVCAKGSISNAVTPDDFPVRDFPRSTVTKAGAYIEDNIGLLDKRIELIPGGRFEYFRLLPEVDYLFQKASDAAVAEGGDPIVPSIIDAHAFLPKFGALLHLTDIFSVHGQYSHGFRGPNFSESNLGFTNVTGGYSTIPNINLQPETSIGAEAGLRGRGAAGEFDISVYRNDYQQFIYQKTICNPVKSLCPPLNFLTYQNVNSADPIRIQGIEFKSRFNLDWLTPVLTGASLLVSGSYTQGINLETQRSDDEALRQISPKKAVIGLSYDQPGGDWGSELILTLVGPKQASTLPQPADEVEAKARLLPSGYGVIDFNAYYNAGKHLSFNVGVFNLLDKKYFDWEDINTRGNDPHATLNRYSSSEYWGDRYSRPGRNLGVSMKLAF, from the coding sequence ATGGCAACCAAACTGAATTACTCATCGACAACCCTCGGCCGCTGCCCCTATGCGGCCTGCGCCGAATCTGCCGAGACTTGCAGCCGCGCCGCACTGTGCACGCTGCTATGGCTGCTGGCCGCTACGCCGTTGGCGGCCGAGCCGGTCGAAGCCGAAGTCGTCGAGGCGCCCGAAGAACTCGAGCTGGAAACCGTCACGGTCAAAGCCCAAACCGAAAAACCGGCCGCCGCCCCGCCCGGCACCCAATCGACGATAGACGCCAAAACCATCGAGCAACGCATGATCCGTAATATCAAGGATTTGATCCGCTACGAACCCGGCGTCAACGTCGGTAACGATCCGCAGCGCTTCGGCGCCAGCGGTTTTACGATCCGCGGCCTGGGCGGCAACCGGGTGTTGATGCAGATCGACGGCGTGCGGCTGCCGGAAGCTTTCAGTATCGGCTCGTTCTCCAACGCCACTCGCAACGCGGTGGACATGGATGCGCTGAAAGCGGTGGAAATCGTGCGCGGCGCCGGCCCGGCCGCTTACGGCGGCGACGCCATGGGCGGCACGGTCAATTTCGTCACCAAAGACCCGCGCGACTACTTGAACGTGTTCGGCAAGGACTATTACACCGGCCTGAAACTGAACTACAACACCACCGATAACGGCTTTACCCAAACCGCCACCTTCGCCGGGGCGCTGGGCGGCTGGGAGAGCATGGCGCTATTCACGCACATGGCCAGCAACGAAACCGACAACAAGGGCAGTGTCGAAACCCTGGGCAGTACTCGTACCGCGCCCAGTCCGCAGGACAACGGCAATTACAACCTGCTGACCAAACTGCTGTACCGGTTCGATGATGACAACATCTTGCGGCTGAGCGGCGAATGGCTGAACAGCCGTTCCGATCTCGAAAGTCTGTTCATCATGGGCGAGCCCGACTTTAGCGGCCGCTTTGTCAACCGCATGCTGACCACCGATACCCAAACGCGTTGGCGGCTGACGTTGGACCACACCCTGAAGCACCTGGACACGGCATTCGTCGATGATGCCATGTGGAAGTTTTACACTCAAAAATCCGCCACCGGCCAAGTCACCCTGCAGGACCGCACTAATGCAAACGAAGGTAACACGCTGACCACACGACTGTTCGATTTCGCCAACGACGATTTCGGCGGCGAATTGAAATTGAACAAAAATTTCACGCTCGGCGAATCCCGGCACGCCTTGCAATACGGCGGCCAAATCAGCAAGAACAGCATCGAACAACAACGCGACGGCAGCCGTGCCTGCCTCAGCGGTTCACCTAATCCATTAGTTTGTGCCAAGGGCAGCATCAGCAACGCGGTTACGCCGGACGATTTTCCGGTACGCGACTTTCCGCGGTCCACCGTCACCAAGGCCGGCGCTTACATCGAGGATAACATCGGCTTACTCGACAAACGCATCGAACTGATTCCGGGCGGCCGCTTCGAATATTTCCGCTTGTTGCCGGAAGTGGATTACCTGTTTCAAAAAGCCTCGGATGCCGCGGTTGCGGAAGGTGGCGATCCGATTGTGCCCAGCATCATCGACGCCCATGCCTTCCTGCCGAAGTTCGGCGCCTTGCTGCACCTCACCGATATTTTCAGCGTGCACGGCCAATACAGCCACGGTTTCCGCGGCCCCAACTTCAGCGAAAGCAATTTGGGCTTCACCAACGTCACCGGCGGTTACAGCACAATACCCAATATCAACTTACAGCCGGAAACCAGCATCGGAGCCGAAGCCGGCTTACGCGGCCGGGGCGCGGCCGGAGAGTTCGATATCAGCGTTTACCGCAACGATTACCAACAATTCATTTACCAAAAGACCATCTGTAATCCCGTCAAATCCCTGTGTCCACCGCTGAATTTCCTGACGTATCAAAACGTCAACAGCGCCGACCCGATCCGGATTCAGGGGATCGAATTCAAAAGCCGGTTTAATCTGGACTGGCTGACACCGGTGCTAACCGGCGCCAGCCTACTGGTCAGCGGTTCTTATACCCAGGGCATCAACCTGGAGACGCAGCGCAGCGACGACGAGGCACTCAGACAAATCAGCCCGAAGAAAGCCGTCATCGGTTTGAGTTACGACCAGCCCGGCGGCGACTGGGGCTCTGAGTTGATTCTGACCCTGGTCGGCCCGAAACAAGCCTCAACCCTGCCGCAGCCCGCCGACGAGGTGGAAGCAAAAGCTCGGCTGCTGCCCAGCGGTTACGGCGTTATCGATTTCAACGCTTACTACAACGCCGGCAAACATCTCAGCTTCAACGTCGGGGTGTTCAATCTGCTGGACAAGAAATATTTCGACTGGGAAGACATCAACACCCGCGGCAACGACCCGCACGCCACGTTGAACCGCTACTCCAGTTCGGAATATTGGGGAGACCGCTATTCGCGGCCGGGCCGCAACCTCGGCGTCTCCATGAAACTGGCATTTTGA
- a CDS encoding ABC transporter substrate-binding protein, protein MKLSLSLGLAGRSAVAALVWLAAATPVSAAAPARIVSVGGALTEIVYALGGEARLVGVDSTSLTPDAAKALPQVGYMRTLSAEGVLSLRPDLLLASAHAGPPAVLAQLHAAGVRIETVAEDYSAAGIAAKIDTIAGLLERPERGRELAGQVQADFARLAQWRAQHSEQPKALFLMAVAHGAPLASGRGTAADAVLALAGARNAAAELQGNKPISTEAMIAAAPEVILLTDVAANAIGGLDAFYRQPGIAQTPAGRNRNIRVVDTLALLGFGLHSGQAILDLAMQLHGEPAVAADAGANR, encoded by the coding sequence ATGAAACTCAGCCTATCGCTAGGCCTTGCCGGCCGAAGCGCAGTCGCCGCGCTGGTCTGGCTGGCGGCCGCCACGCCGGTATCGGCCGCCGCACCGGCCCGCATCGTTTCGGTCGGCGGCGCGTTAACCGAGATTGTCTACGCCCTGGGCGGCGAGGCGCGCCTGGTCGGCGTCGACAGCACCAGCCTGACCCCGGACGCCGCCAAAGCGTTACCGCAAGTCGGTTACATGCGCACGCTGTCCGCCGAAGGCGTGCTGTCGCTGCGCCCCGACTTGCTGCTGGCCAGCGCCCACGCCGGGCCACCGGCGGTATTGGCGCAATTGCACGCGGCCGGGGTACGGATCGAAACCGTGGCCGAGGATTATTCCGCTGCCGGCATCGCCGCCAAAATCGATACGATTGCCGGCTTGCTGGAACGGCCCGAGCGCGGCCGGGAACTGGCCGGGCAAGTGCAAGCCGACTTCGCGCGGCTGGCGCAGTGGCGCGCGCAACACAGCGAACAACCCAAGGCCTTGTTTTTGATGGCGGTCGCCCACGGCGCACCGCTGGCGTCCGGCCGCGGCACCGCCGCCGACGCGGTGTTGGCGTTGGCCGGCGCCCGCAATGCCGCCGCTGAATTGCAAGGTAACAAACCTATCAGTACCGAGGCGATGATCGCTGCCGCGCCGGAGGTGATTTTGTTGACCGACGTCGCCGCCAATGCCATCGGCGGCCTGGACGCGTTCTACCGACAACCCGGCATTGCTCAAACGCCGGCCGGACGGAACCGCAACATCCGGGTTGTCGATACCTTGGCCTTGCTCGGCTTTGGTTTGCACAGCGGTCAGGCCATCCTGGATCTGGCGATGCAACTGCACGGCGAGCCGGCGGTTGCCGCCGACGCGGGTGCCAATCGATGA
- a CDS encoding isoprenylcysteine carboxylmethyltransferase family protein: MRFLLLPPIVVLMSAGIMFLLHVAVPIVQLVPRPANFAGLILVVAGLGIANWHARLFRRIGSNINTFGEPGRLTTEGLFRRTRNPMYLGMIVFLAGVACMLGSISPMAGPLGFFILANYWYIPLEERAMALKFGNEYFEYQRSVPRWL, translated from the coding sequence GTGCGTTTTTTGCTTCTTCCCCCTATCGTCGTGCTCATGTCTGCCGGCATCATGTTTTTGCTCCATGTAGCAGTTCCCATCGTACAACTGGTGCCACGACCAGCAAATTTTGCGGGTCTTATCCTGGTTGTTGCCGGATTAGGCATTGCAAATTGGCATGCGCGCCTATTCCGGCGCATCGGCTCCAACATAAACACTTTTGGAGAGCCTGGGCGATTGACCACAGAAGGTTTGTTTCGCCGAACAAGAAATCCAATGTACCTTGGAATGATCGTTTTTTTGGCCGGGGTGGCGTGTATGCTCGGGTCAATTTCGCCCATGGCTGGGCCTCTTGGTTTCTTCATTCTTGCGAATTATTGGTACATACCGCTCGAAGAAAGGGCTATGGCGTTGAAATTTGGCAATGAGTATTTTGAATATCAACGCTCGGTTCCTCGCTGGTTGTGA